From a single Fulvivirga ulvae genomic region:
- a CDS encoding DJ-1/PfpI family protein, which yields MGQNIYHIIYDSVEALDFTGPHDVFAMANYISRESLHSDDLPFQQYVIACEKGPISTAGGIAITPDFTFDDVTPYADIIFIPGGPYIKSISASDPMIKWIQSNYSDKNQIVSVCLGAFPLVVALGQKLQGHTITTHHQAIEDLRKKINSLNIDAFVAKGQRYVSEGNVLCSAGVSSGIDAAFYLLSDIMGQEIARKTSEIMEYNRTINWSLEQ from the coding sequence ATGGGACAAAATATTTATCACATTATTTATGACAGCGTGGAAGCCCTGGATTTTACCGGTCCCCATGACGTTTTTGCCATGGCTAATTACATAAGCCGGGAATCTTTACATTCAGATGATCTGCCATTTCAACAATATGTAATTGCATGTGAAAAAGGGCCTATTAGCACGGCAGGAGGCATAGCCATAACACCTGATTTTACTTTTGATGATGTCACACCCTACGCTGATATCATTTTCATTCCTGGTGGGCCATATATTAAGAGCATCAGTGCCTCTGACCCCATGATCAAATGGATACAGTCAAACTATTCAGATAAGAATCAGATTGTTTCGGTTTGCCTCGGCGCTTTTCCATTGGTCGTTGCGCTGGGACAAAAATTACAGGGTCATACAATCACAACGCACCACCAGGCCATTGAAGATCTCAGGAAAAAAATTAATTCCCTGAATATCGATGCTTTTGTAGCCAAAGGCCAACGGTATGTTAGTGAAGGGAATGTTTTGTGTTCTGCAGGAGTATCTTCCGGGATAGATGCTGCCTTTTATCTCTTATCAGATATTATGGGGCAGGAAATTGCAAGAAAGACATCCGAAATTATGGAGTATAACAGAACCATTAACTGGTCATTGGAACAATAA
- a CDS encoding multicopper oxidase domain-containing protein — translation METKGYVELQPGYRSDILIKANEVSKTDTLFLIDRETQKESSLLDEYESPKVLAIVIISTESKDMKLPTSEELAAYRPFKTIKESELEGPAQKVWFNIDVNSTPTCFTVNGRPFSMDNPPRVLKLNSASEWKITSQFVNHPFHIHVNSFEIFRVKKAGGQEVIFDPPVWRDTYLIQQGDTVFARSRYEDFDGKFVLHCHILDHEDQGMMELVNIVGTEAL, via the coding sequence GTGGAGACAAAGGGTTATGTAGAACTACAGCCCGGCTACAGGTCGGATATACTCATAAAAGCCAATGAGGTATCAAAAACTGACACCCTGTTCCTCATTGATAGGGAGACTCAAAAGGAGAGTAGTTTGCTTGACGAATATGAGTCTCCGAAAGTCCTGGCGATAGTGATCATCTCCACGGAAAGTAAGGATATGAAATTACCCACCAGTGAGGAGTTGGCGGCATACCGTCCGTTTAAAACCATTAAGGAAAGTGAACTGGAAGGACCGGCACAGAAAGTGTGGTTCAATATCGATGTAAACAGCACTCCCACGTGTTTTACAGTTAATGGAAGACCGTTCAGCATGGACAATCCTCCCAGGGTCTTAAAGTTGAACTCCGCCAGTGAATGGAAAATCACCTCTCAGTTTGTGAATCACCCCTTCCACATACACGTCAATAGTTTCGAAATATTCCGAGTTAAAAAGGCAGGTGGACAGGAGGTAATATTTGATCCCCCGGTCTGGCGTGATACTTACCTGATCCAGCAGGGAGATACTGTATTTGCCCGTTCTCGTTATGAGGATTTTGATGGCAAATTTGTTTTACACTGCCATATCTTGGATCATGAAGACCAGGGTATGATGGAGCTTGTCAATATTGTAGGAACAGAAGCTTTATAA
- a CDS encoding carbamoyltransferase family protein, with the protein MNILGISAFYHDSACCLLQDGILINAIQEERLTRIKNDSSLPKKAYRWCLEQAGLSPSDIDCIAYYEDPVKKFARQLWSKNQNIRLDNLADFDPKNVEYSIREQLGYEGKIVFVDHHMSHAASSYFFSGFEDAGILTVDGVGEWATTTYGRAKGKKIDLFEEVHFPNSLGLLYSTITAYLGFEVNEGEYKVMGLAPYGTPHYAPQMRQLITMGDKGQYSLNIEYFDFMKGKRMYSEKLVELIGVPVRERNASLDTCHMDIAKSLQVVLEEILIEKVTYLYNETGSENLCLAGGVALNCVANGKVLKNTPFKNMFVQPASNDSGGALGAACQAHVQITGERPAQSSIHQIYTGPSFSNDQISDILGDFTNEALNYTTDEERLLDEVATRLKDGKVIGWFQGKMEFGPRALGNRSILADPRNPDMRDIINSMVKKREGFRPFAPAVIKEKCAEYFQLDHESPFMLETCQVKSGMDMPAITHVDGSARVQTVSLESNPRFYKLLSKFETYSGVPILLNTSFNVKGEPIVCSVEDALLCFINTEIDCLVLGGYIFDRNEEMVKRIKKILGEKFSTVQPRNVNSDVYTFA; encoded by the coding sequence ATGAATATCTTAGGAATATCTGCTTTTTATCACGATTCGGCTTGTTGCCTGCTGCAGGATGGTATACTGATCAATGCTATTCAGGAGGAGAGGCTGACCCGCATAAAAAATGACTCGTCGTTACCTAAAAAAGCATACCGATGGTGTCTGGAGCAGGCAGGATTATCACCATCTGATATAGATTGTATAGCTTATTATGAAGATCCTGTTAAAAAATTTGCAAGACAATTGTGGAGCAAAAACCAGAATATCCGTTTGGATAATCTGGCTGATTTTGATCCCAAAAATGTAGAATACAGTATTCGGGAGCAATTGGGATATGAAGGAAAGATCGTATTCGTTGATCATCACATGTCTCATGCTGCAAGCAGTTACTTCTTTTCTGGTTTTGAAGATGCAGGTATACTTACTGTGGATGGAGTGGGGGAATGGGCGACAACTACCTATGGGCGTGCCAAAGGGAAAAAAATAGACCTTTTTGAAGAGGTACATTTTCCCAATTCATTAGGACTACTTTATAGTACAATTACAGCTTATCTGGGGTTTGAGGTCAATGAGGGTGAATATAAGGTCATGGGACTCGCACCATATGGTACACCTCACTATGCACCTCAAATGCGTCAATTGATTACAATGGGAGATAAAGGGCAATACAGTCTCAATATAGAGTATTTTGACTTTATGAAAGGGAAGCGAATGTATTCAGAAAAACTGGTCGAACTGATAGGGGTACCGGTACGTGAGCGGAATGCATCTTTAGATACCTGCCATATGGATATAGCTAAAAGCCTTCAGGTTGTTTTGGAAGAGATTCTCATAGAGAAAGTTACTTACTTATATAATGAAACAGGGTCTGAAAACCTCTGCCTGGCAGGAGGTGTTGCTCTCAATTGTGTAGCAAACGGAAAAGTTTTGAAAAATACCCCTTTTAAAAACATGTTTGTTCAGCCAGCTTCTAACGATTCAGGAGGTGCTCTGGGGGCCGCCTGTCAGGCACATGTCCAGATTACAGGAGAACGCCCGGCCCAATCTAGTATTCATCAGATATATACAGGCCCTTCATTTTCAAATGATCAAATTTCAGATATTCTGGGAGATTTTACCAATGAAGCTCTGAATTATACGACCGATGAAGAGAGACTTCTTGATGAGGTGGCAACACGCCTGAAAGATGGAAAGGTGATAGGCTGGTTTCAGGGAAAAATGGAATTTGGCCCCAGAGCATTAGGGAACAGGTCCATACTGGCAGACCCCAGAAATCCGGATATGCGTGACATCATAAACAGTATGGTAAAGAAAAGAGAAGGTTTCAGACCTTTTGCTCCGGCGGTAATCAAAGAAAAGTGTGCTGAGTACTTTCAACTGGACCATGAATCGCCTTTTATGCTAGAAACCTGTCAGGTAAAATCAGGGATGGATATGCCAGCCATTACCCATGTGGATGGCTCAGCTCGAGTTCAAACAGTTAGTTTGGAGTCTAACCCCAGATTCTATAAACTATTATCGAAGTTTGAGACCTATAGTGGAGTACCCATATTACTTAATACATCATTTAATGTAAAGGGAGAACCTATTGTATGCTCTGTAGAAGACGCTTTGCTTTGCTTTATCAATACAGAAATCGATTGCCTCGTTCTTGGCGGATACATTTTTGACCGTAATGAGGAAATGGTAAAGAGAATTAAGAAAATTCTAGGGGAGAAATTCAGTACCGTACAACCAAGAAATGTAAACAGTGATGTCTACACGTTTGCATAA
- a CDS encoding multicopper oxidase domain-containing protein produces MKKNHIILTSVLLIGTLASCDKDEKPKDGSALLKAEKENILSFLRKSAGQKTAFEKNKRSTQLASTTKPVYQDLQNPQVRTATNGILDTELRVAYSDQEIWNVKDHQTLTVRLRNYEGLLVPPTLKVKPGDLLRVKMKNDLPPLGHVSCDPYGGMHHTSDDPCEQKNPQSFNTTNLHTHGLHVSPKDSSDNVLVHIMPSCEFQNHIQVPENHPQGTFWYHGHVHGSTAVQVSSGMGGALIVEGGMDTIPEIKAADEKIFVFQQIPYTRGSNGQFGVEDFDASFGPGMWDKGVDSYGWRTMINGQTYPIIRMKSGEVQRSETDTRRGSGKD; encoded by the coding sequence ATGAAAAAAAACCATATAATCTTAACATCAGTGCTACTTATTGGGACGCTTGCGTCCTGTGACAAGGATGAAAAGCCAAAAGACGGTTCTGCATTATTAAAAGCGGAGAAGGAAAACATTCTATCCTTCCTGAGAAAGTCTGCTGGTCAAAAAACTGCTTTTGAAAAAAATAAGAGGAGCACACAACTGGCTAGTACTACAAAACCAGTATATCAGGATCTTCAAAACCCGCAGGTAAGAACCGCTACAAACGGAATATTAGATACAGAACTCCGGGTGGCCTATAGTGATCAGGAGATATGGAATGTCAAAGACCACCAAACGCTAACAGTGAGGCTGCGAAATTATGAAGGACTTTTGGTACCGCCTACTTTAAAAGTCAAACCAGGAGATCTCCTGCGTGTCAAAATGAAAAACGACCTGCCTCCGCTCGGTCATGTCAGTTGCGATCCTTACGGTGGCATGCACCATACTTCCGACGATCCGTGCGAACAGAAGAACCCTCAGTCATTCAATACTACGAACCTGCACACTCATGGCCTGCATGTAAGCCCAAAAGATAGCAGCGACAATGTTCTGGTGCATATTATGCCGTCATGTGAATTTCAGAATCACATTCAGGTGCCTGAAAACCACCCTCAGGGCACCTTTTGGTACCATGGCCACGTACATGGCTCCACTGCAGTACAGGTTTCCTCCGGCATGGGAGGCGCCCTGATAGTTGAGGGGGGAATGGACACGATACCTGAAATAAAGGCAGCAGACGAAAAGATATTTGTATTTCAGCAAATCCCCTATACCCGGGGCTCTAACGGCCAATTTGGAGTAGAAGACTTTGATGCATCATTTGGGCCGGGCATGTGGGATAAGGGGGTTGATAGCTATGGATGGCGCACCATGATCAATGGACAGACGTATCCAATTATTCGCATGAAATCAGGAGAAGTGCAGCGTTCGGAGACTGATACACGCCGGGGTTCGGGAAAAGATTGA
- a CDS encoding thioesterase II family protein — protein MSTLKLFAFPYAGGSSNIYNGLKPHLNENIEFFPVAGRGRRIGEELYADLEAAVDDLYTIVSSQIGFSQFAFFGHSMGALLVHQLSKRLKEKLKVSPDHIFYSGRGAIQGKREIILKNGWPAVQR, from the coding sequence ATGAGTACTTTGAAATTATTTGCTTTTCCTTATGCCGGAGGTTCATCTAATATTTATAATGGTTTAAAACCTCATTTAAATGAGAACATAGAATTTTTTCCTGTAGCCGGAAGAGGTAGGAGAATTGGGGAAGAGTTGTACGCAGATTTGGAGGCTGCCGTAGATGACCTTTATACAATTGTGTCATCTCAAATAGGTTTCTCACAATTTGCTTTTTTTGGACATAGTATGGGAGCACTATTGGTTCACCAGTTATCTAAACGGTTGAAAGAGAAACTAAAGGTCTCACCAGATCACATATTTTACTCAGGTAGAGGTGCTATACAGGGAAAAAGAGAAATTATATTAAAAAATGGATGGCCAGCAGTTCAAAGATGA
- a CDS encoding tyrosinase family protein, whose product MSETTITNPTWYGEISKMFNQTDIDHMAPQGVQLDNYEYVKSNATNIYGQVASGNMPPGNPWQPSWVQTFLNWIQTGCPKGTIETTETALSGMALRKSAEKVAGRIRKNVASLSSEELEKLKKAFSTIMSMDHNDLNGYFVIAGWHGLPKSKCMHHIPPYNPWHRAYLLYFENALRSVEGCEDVTLPYWDINTPIPDVLNHAPFDSYTYPVDLNAQYKKGDKTSRYTWSQISSNLAQYEVLEDLSRAMGRTDWEDFHGGRAFDNAPNNTNISGHDGGHVSIGDTMLDQNVASFDPIFWFYHCNLDRLWWTWQKKMNATNLSGLLKTIRSDFSRSYFTNEFLTTLDPFTSMPINRTTVNVVDSLNDLDVDYQETAFEGLALEALPTMKGSSLLSDKFSLKPDRVNIRVKNLDRIKIPGSFKVHLMKNDKILRSRAFFQPNEAEKCENCVQHRAVNFDFELNLEEVAGAKLEILVEPLNKDAHGEKFPAKLMGNPTVNMRLLMTNDVILPQ is encoded by the coding sequence ATGAGCGAAACAACCATTACGAATCCTACATGGTATGGCGAAATCAGTAAAATGTTTAACCAGACTGATATTGATCATATGGCACCTCAGGGTGTACAATTGGACAATTATGAATATGTGAAATCCAACGCAACCAATATTTACGGACAGGTAGCTTCCGGCAACATGCCTCCAGGCAACCCATGGCAGCCAAGTTGGGTGCAAACTTTTCTAAACTGGATCCAGACCGGGTGCCCTAAGGGAACAATAGAAACTACCGAAACGGCTTTGTCTGGCATGGCTTTGCGCAAGTCTGCAGAAAAGGTAGCAGGAAGGATCCGTAAAAATGTAGCCAGCCTCTCATCCGAGGAGCTGGAAAAACTTAAGAAGGCATTTAGTACCATTATGTCAATGGATCATAATGATCTTAACGGATATTTTGTGATTGCAGGGTGGCATGGATTACCAAAATCAAAGTGCATGCACCACATTCCACCTTACAATCCATGGCATCGGGCCTATCTGCTGTATTTCGAAAATGCCCTTCGTAGTGTTGAAGGATGTGAAGATGTAACACTGCCGTATTGGGACATCAACACACCGATCCCTGATGTTCTGAATCACGCACCTTTTGATAGTTACACATATCCTGTCGATTTAAATGCGCAATATAAAAAAGGGGACAAGACATCCCGGTACACATGGTCTCAGATTTCGTCGAACCTGGCGCAGTATGAAGTACTGGAAGATCTGTCGCGAGCTATGGGAAGGACTGACTGGGAAGACTTTCATGGTGGTCGCGCCTTTGATAATGCACCGAACAACACCAATATTTCAGGACATGACGGCGGCCATGTTTCGATAGGGGATACTATGCTTGACCAGAACGTAGCATCATTCGACCCGATTTTCTGGTTTTACCACTGCAACCTGGACAGGCTTTGGTGGACGTGGCAAAAGAAGATGAATGCTACCAATTTATCAGGCCTGCTCAAGACCATCCGGTCGGACTTCAGTAGAAGCTACTTCACTAACGAGTTTCTTACCACACTTGATCCATTTACGTCAATGCCAATAAACAGGACTACGGTTAATGTGGTAGATTCATTAAACGACCTGGATGTAGATTATCAGGAAACAGCTTTCGAGGGGCTGGCACTCGAAGCGCTTCCGACAATGAAAGGAAGCTCCTTACTTAGTGACAAGTTCAGCCTGAAACCGGACAGGGTCAATATCCGCGTCAAAAACCTTGACAGGATCAAGATTCCTGGCAGTTTTAAGGTACATCTTATGAAGAATGACAAGATACTTCGCAGCAGGGCTTTCTTTCAGCCGAATGAAGCCGAGAAATGTGAAAACTGTGTTCAGCATAGAGCTGTAAATTTTGATTTCGAACTTAATCTGGAGGAAGTGGCAGGAGCCAAACTGGAAATCTTGGTGGAGCCACTTAATAAGGATGCCCATGGTGAAAAATTCCCTGCAAAACTGATGGGCAACCCTACTGTAAATATGCGATTGCTAATGACAAATGACGTGATATTGCCTCAATAA
- a CDS encoding glycogen/starch synthase, with translation MIVHLASEVAPFYKRGGLGDVVGTLPKYLSLKEPNVVISFYYKTRMHKDYLFKQDCFEIEIQNVNYTFYYYHYKEDGVDFYFLNMSDEMQFSDMESGEGKTTDEDGEKPYGQNFPFVVYLYFAKAALHLIKLKDMQPGFVFFHDWHVCGGFVYPDLLESLSPNCKTILLIHNYEFQGEIFLDQVHLLEAETCDQLMEVHKIHGMLTFFSLAFKNADYVATVSETYALELLESQVPHCGMQFLDLIKRNKIYALPNGIDEKQWSPNQSPFLDKHYDVSDYKEIKPYWKNRMYKKLSLTEDQEPVVLFMARLTEQKGINLLMNLWKSEAEAMEQIQTILDQGLKLVVYGRPANGVNGIIHKRLSKAMELFPGKFSYVYEYTEKQAHEFLAGADMILCPSLFEPCGLVQMYGLAFGCVPVVRPVGGLKDTVISYTHLPHKCTGFYIPDFEHESLVETLSEAVQVFHRKAEWNSIVERGMKEDFSWKRSMEKYLTFLDMVEEESQVMVD, from the coding sequence ATGATTGTTCACTTAGCTTCTGAAGTAGCCCCCTTTTATAAGCGGGGAGGACTTGGTGATGTAGTGGGTACATTACCCAAATATTTGTCATTAAAAGAGCCCAACGTGGTTATTTCTTTTTATTACAAAACAAGAATGCACAAAGACTACTTGTTCAAGCAGGATTGTTTTGAAATTGAGATCCAAAATGTTAATTACACCTTTTACTATTATCATTATAAGGAAGACGGTGTAGATTTTTATTTTCTGAACATGTCTGATGAAATGCAGTTTAGCGACATGGAATCGGGAGAAGGAAAGACAACAGATGAAGATGGAGAAAAACCTTATGGACAAAACTTTCCCTTCGTAGTTTATCTCTATTTTGCCAAAGCCGCTTTGCACTTGATTAAGCTTAAAGATATGCAGCCAGGTTTTGTTTTTTTTCATGACTGGCATGTATGTGGAGGTTTCGTATACCCTGATTTGTTGGAAAGCCTTAGCCCTAACTGCAAAACAATACTCCTGATACATAACTATGAATTTCAAGGCGAAATATTTTTGGATCAGGTACATCTGCTGGAAGCAGAGACATGTGATCAGCTAATGGAAGTGCATAAAATCCACGGTATGCTGACGTTCTTTTCACTTGCCTTTAAAAATGCGGATTATGTGGCTACTGTCAGCGAAACATATGCTTTGGAATTACTTGAAAGTCAGGTTCCTCATTGTGGTATGCAATTTCTGGATTTGATAAAACGTAATAAGATATATGCGCTCCCTAATGGTATTGACGAAAAGCAGTGGTCTCCTAACCAAAGTCCATTCCTGGACAAGCATTATGACGTGTCTGACTATAAGGAAATAAAACCATACTGGAAAAACAGGATGTACAAAAAACTGAGCCTGACAGAAGATCAAGAGCCTGTTGTCTTGTTTATGGCCAGACTTACAGAGCAAAAAGGAATCAACTTGCTTATGAATCTTTGGAAGTCGGAGGCTGAAGCAATGGAGCAGATACAAACTATTTTGGATCAGGGATTAAAGTTAGTTGTATATGGAAGGCCGGCCAATGGAGTAAATGGCATTATACATAAAAGGCTTTCTAAGGCCATGGAGTTGTTTCCGGGAAAGTTTAGTTATGTATATGAATACACTGAAAAGCAGGCTCATGAATTTCTTGCCGGTGCTGATATGATATTATGTCCTTCATTGTTCGAGCCATGCGGACTTGTTCAAATGTATGGCCTCGCGTTCGGTTGTGTTCCTGTTGTAAGGCCCGTTGGAGGGTTAAAAGATACCGTAATTTCATACACTCATCTTCCACATAAGTGTACCGGTTTTTATATTCCTGATTTTGAGCATGAAAGTCTCGTAGAAACATTGAGTGAAGCAGTACAAGTATTTCATCGAAAGGCTGAATGGAATAGTATTGTTGAACGGGGTATGAAGGAAGATTTTTCATGGAAGCGGTCTATGGAGAAGTATTTAACATTTCTGGATATGGTTGAAGAAGAGAGTCAGGTTATGGTAGATTAA